A window from Melitaea cinxia chromosome 5, ilMelCinx1.1, whole genome shotgun sequence encodes these proteins:
- the LOC123653560 gene encoding nucleosome-remodeling factor subunit NURF301 — protein sequence MTGRGAKKRGRPPKSGTFEKNRKFQYHLLKKPKYLQAQTVGSGSLASTPSASRASSPQGSDISRRSSRKQRGGKSHKSKRGGLSNAYSRRGYNPHAADYHESEYHYGSDFGDDYSDRSEPEEDRASESSDGSIGDGAGSDSDFSISSYSSTGGNPKKTNTNLLRPPSPDPLWLQQERQIPQLDLPASSDDLIISHQLVLQIVGIYEVLRHFRHLVRLSPFRLEDFCAAVSCEDQSNLLIEVHIMLLKALLREEDAQQTHFGPLDHKDSVNISLFLLDTMTWPEVLRIYVESDKFFDKNVARILNSCEYPFTTVEDRLAVLQFLCNQFLITNPVRDDLISEVPIHYDDHCRVCHRLGDLLCCETCPAVFHLECVDPPLVDVPSEDWQCALCKQHKTVGVTDCLPDAEKQGLLCRHEHLGFDRHGRKYWFIARRIFVEAENGDVWYYTTAQQFEKLLEVLDATEMEAPLVRELLEMKQEILRQMDVTEKLTNQAKGNRKSYLEVENANIIKLRKVKEEQNKIDQEAEFKIGVKDESEISMVTDGDVVNEVTITSDEIIKDDNDDIEEEDPKKIKNNCTPKLKSLIQKKNDDIPERVTRLKSNQISNGTYLFKLGNENSFKSYVNQYTSNPLALNKPQRNEERDKKRYISHKFSLSSGQEFKWVGLLNATKPLFVATLRQTLLQLESNIVLQFMHPNWTLLRKPWVQAVQLSQAPRDFARALCVLQACIKSAVWVPAWHEQLGHVRLIRTTAVEREERKKLDKREKKERDEEEERYRTAYNFVKYSLGLRHQVWKQKGEEYRVHGQWGWLWNSGTRKFKKRNTNSKLSLCNGPAKVAVRVREGSVIKVLAVEPKTYTYLTSNDTVDRDVSEKLPASMKNMKVIKETDDFEEIDVEKALSSSTRRYYPKIARKSKLDDFLARRTYLKFMEEKKLGNLLSNIKKEVDIKNEEEKNVDIENDEPEFDDVSTAVDGDIKTRNVTVATKNVDAIKETYISLNNLTKHYKCYSAGCNKLELSAISTGVKVDCYSPLCMEKGKLLNQIFSFLKDGTNNYNFLFADSKDNNKASILEQYLLGKAPNSNEKILSDLLSAVACAQECDNKNSDSYVKRKCNGDRNDIFKTEKGNDNNNSMCLIKSESTLEESAVPAVGNEMDIDITSNTHEDNEVEIGPLKELTDHEQQENLQCDDNKDRPPIPKLKITRGKSSKISSNSNLFSVNEKGHDSSYECSLKTEKGSLKPQYRAVVNRRFGLTRNVKREEKTCEEKIDGAVVRVYSKENPSGKVYLKRVQTTAVEKKKKRTPVKYPLCSSFHTKSKAKTIMVLPHHELKKLCRQAGHSTVAGFSHSAKPNQLVWPYPCARPLFKTCWLYRTVNLQWLASAALQLRIMWACLRWDDMAAKPATGDGKHQLTTDTEIVSLELLKHRHIGQFSERTQYLRRKVVIPLELPKTVREVTSIRSGLRKRKRAESPQNTEPQVTEEWVDEDKLELWEVRQYGERAERITPVTRTSTGKLPQRNIAPASANASDLKDKLEQQLREQRAAHQQKRALELSQDKSKSTPNQSSTKTTLTSLLTTSANTPTGQKTVIGTRRIIMTKGADGTTRVISQPIGATKSILASEATKSHSTPHKEGPQKVQIIRAPDGKITVRGLLAGQQLIQMPDGKLHVVMPGQQGIAGQLVAASPVPKTDANSVSNDTTDKVGGENKSNTLNTAVAQTPRIASQASTPSVLPAGRHIVVQPAQQVVVQAGAPAVLLPGALLPRAAPAPRAPPPRPRAPAQQIVVSNPALVQQIAAGKIQLATVNGQQVLIRPTGNNQAQIVAHIGQSPSVAPAAVSVAAPSPAPAPAPAPATAPAVRPLAALPATETQSQLTEDQMMEKRLLAGQPPGTVIKTVTAQVMQTSSGPSIVLQGLHGYSLTPQQLALVQHQVKQQLLKAQESTGKQGMLGPRKMYLAVQPAPSAPPPLTPVTPQPLAALPALPDSKAEDKIKRQPLFNGEDHVAEAVSHKEAIPSKPEDIPENNTKTDIINSGHDGAQTNKFVLTPDYIQQTIKSALKQENLNPEIEEKLLQLQRYQEKQMKPEAPVEREVRVLPARSPSPQPRRRGPSRHDDDDEWVESSPRKRCRARAPSPPSVPTTPPAAPPAPSAPPAPAALPAPPAPAPPPPTPTASAPPAAPLAAPLAPDERRRAASTHSRLLLLYKHKEMLKKDIIKKRGLLEKELGVEIQKELSAELALRTRAERSKQEEVRGKKRAAAGAPDRRGGKKPAKKEKLLCVCRTPYDNTKFYVGCEHCSNWFHGDCVGVTEEMSKTMEEYVCSECRRAEETQELYCLCRQPYDNSQFYICCDRCQDWFHGRCVGILQSEADNIDEYICPNCQKNNSVNYANMKELTPKDFENLKRLVKQIQLHKNAWPFMEPVDPREAPTYYKVIKEPMDLQTVERKVNEQTYSTLSEFIGDMTKIFDNCRYFNPKDSEFYRCAEGLEAFFAQKIKYFREKLFESTQ from the exons ATGACGGGCAGAGGGGCTAAAAAACGCGGGAGGCCCCCGAAATCAGgaacttttgaaaaaaataggaaatttcaatatcatttattaaagaAACCAAAATATTTACAAGCACAAACTGTGGGATCGGGATCTCTCGCAAGTACTCCGTCTGCGTCAAGAGCGTCCTCGCCACAAGGTAGTGACATAAGTAGACGAAGTTCGAGAAAACAAAGAGGTGGAAAATCGCATAAAAGCAAAAGAGGTGGATTGTCAAATGCGTATTCCCGAAGGGGATACAATCCTCATGCTGCTGATTATCATGAATCGGAGTATCATTATGGATCGGACTTCGGTGATGATTACAGCGATAGATCAGAACCTGAAGAAGATCGTGCAAGTGAGAGTTCAGACGGTTCTATAGGTGATGGTGCTGGAAGTGACAGTGATTTTTCGATAAGTAGCTATAGTTCAACTGGAGGAAATCCTAAAAAAACTAATACCAATCTTCTAAGACCTCCAAGTCCAGATCCTCTCTGGTTACAACAAGAACGACAGATACCACAGTTAGACCTTCCTGCATCATCTGATGATTTGATTATTTCCCACCAATTAGTTTTACAAATTGTAGGTATATATGAGGTATTACGGCACTTTAGACATTTAGTCAGACTGTCACCATTCAGACTAGAGGATTTTTGTGCGGCGGTGAGTTGCGAAGATCAAAGTAATTTGCTCATTGAAGTACACATTATGTTGCTTAAAGCTTTGTTACGAGAAGAAGATGCCCAACAGACACATTTTGGACCCCTAGACCATAAAGACAGTGTAAATATTTCTCTCTTTTTGTTAGACACAATGACGTGGCCGGAGGTTTTAAGAATTTATGTCGAAAGTGATAAATTCTTTGATAAAAATGTAGCTAGGATCTTAAACTCTTGTGAATATCCATTTACTACTGTGGAAGATCGTTTGGCTGTGCTTCAATTTTTGTGTAATcagtttttaattacaaatccaGTACGAGATGATCTTATAAGTGAAG TTCCTATACATTATGACGATCACTGTCGAGTATGTCATCGTTTGGGGGATCTATTATGCTGTGAAACCTGTCCAGCAGTATTTCATCTTGAATGTGTTGATCCCCCGTTAGTGGATGTACCTTCTGAAGACTGGCAATGTGCTCTATGTAAGCAACATAAAACTGTTGGTGTAACTGATTGTTTACCTGATGCAGAAAAACAAGGTTTATTGTGTCGCCACGAACATTTGGGTTTTGATAGGCATGGAAGAAAGTACTGGTTTATTGCGAGAAGGATTTTTGT tGAGGCTGAAAATGGCGATGTATGGTATTACACAACTGCccaacaatttgaaaaattgttgGAAGTTTTAGATGCAACGGAAATGGAAGCTCCACTTGTCCGTGAATTATTAGAAATGAAGCAGGAAATATTACGGCAAATGGATGTAACTGAAAAATTAACTAATCAAGCTAAAGGTAATCGTAAATCGTATCTAGAAGTTGAGAatgctaatattattaaattgagaAAAGTTAAAGAAGAACAGAATAAGATAGATCAAGAAGCTGAATTTAAAATAGGTGTGAAGGATGAGTCAGAAATATCTATGGTCACCGATGGAGATGTTGTGAATGAGGTCACTATAACCAGTgatgaaataataaaagacGATAATGACGACATTGAAGAAGAGGatcccaaaaaaataaaaaataactgtaCACCTAAGCTGAAGTCCTTAATACAAAAGAAGAATGATGACA TTCCAGAACGAGTTACAAGATTAAAATCAAACCAAATTTCAAATGGAACCTATTTATTCAAATTAGGCAatgaaaattcatttaaaagttATGTTAATCAATATACGAGTAATCCATTAGCTTTAAATAAACCTCAAAGGAATGAGGAAAGAGATAAGAAGCGATATATTTCACACAAGTTTTCTTTGTCATCAGGACAAGAGTTTAAATGGGTTGGCTTGTTAAatg CAACAAAACCTTTATTTGTCGCCACACTGAGGCAAACATTGCTACAACTAGAATCTAATATAGTTCTGCAATTTATGCATCCAAATTGGACATTGTTACGGAAGCCGTGGGTTCAGGCTGTCCAACTTAGTCAGGCACCAAGGGACTTTGCTAGAGCTCTATGTGTATTacag GCATGCATAAAAAGTGCTGTATGGGTACCAGCATGGCATGAGCAATTAGGCCATGTAAGACTTATACGTACTACTGCAGTTGAGAGAGAAGAGCGGAAAAAGCTGGATAAAAGAGAGAAAAAAGAGAGGGATGAAGAAGAAGAGCGATATAGAACTGCTTATAACTTTGTGAAGTATTCTCTAGGGCTGAGACACCAg GTTTGGAAACAAAAAGGTGAAGAATACAGAGTACACGGCCAGTGGGGCTGGTTGTGGAATTCTGGtacaagaaaatttaaaaagcgTAATACTAATTCTAAGTTGAGTTTATGTAATGGTCCAGCTAAAGTTGCAGTCAGAGTTAGAGAAGGAAGTGTGATAAAAGTATTAGCAGTGGAACCAAAGACTTACACATATTTAACATCTAATGATACTGTTGACAGAGACGTCTCTGAAAAAT TACCAGCGTCAATGAAAAATATGAAAGTCATAAAAGAAACTGATGATTTTGAAGAAATCGACGTAGAAAAAGCTCTAAGTTCTTCAACAAGAAGATATTATCCCAAGATAGCCAGAAAATCTAAGTTGGATGATTTTTTAGCCCGCCGTACATATTTAAAGTTTATGGAAGAAAAAAAGCTAGGTAATCTTTTgagcaatataaaaaaagaagtagaCATTAAAAATGAAGAAGAGAAAAATGTTGATATTGAGAATGACGAACCAGAATTTGACGATGTTTCAACAGCTGTTGATGGAGACATAAAGACCAGAAATGTAACTGTTGCTACTAAGAACGTGGATGCCATCAAAGAGACAtatataagtttaaataatttaacaaagcATTATAAATGCTATTCAGCAGGTTGTAATAAACTAGAATTGTCTGCAATATCCACAGGTGTAAAAGTAGATTGTTATTCACCACTATGTATGGAAAAAGGTAAATTGTTGAaccaaatattttcttttttaaaggaTGGtactaataattacaattttctattTGCTGACTCAAAAGACAATAATAAAGCTTCCATATTAGAACAGTATTTACTAGGGAAGGCACCTAATTCCAATGAAAAAATACTGTCTGACTTATTGTCTGCAGTTGCATGTGCACAAGAAtgtgataataaaaattcaGACAGTTATGTTAAGAGAAAATGCAATGGAGATCgtaatgacatttttaaaactgaaaaaggaaatgataataataattcaatgtgTTTGATAAAATCTGAAAGTACATTAGAAGAATCTGCAGTTCCTGCAGTTGGGAACGAAATGGATATTGATATCACTAGCAATACTCATGAAGATAATGAAGTGGAGATTGGGCCACTTAAAGAGCTAACTGACCATGAGCAACAGGAGAATTTACAATGTGATGACAACAAAGATCGTCCTCCGataccgaaattaaaaattactcgtGGAAAGTCTTCAAAAATATCTAGTAACTCCAATTTATTTTCTGTTAATGAAAAAGGACATGACTCTTCATATGAATGTTCcttaaaaacagaaaaaggaTCTCTTAAACCTCAATATCGTGCAGTTGTAAATAGGCGTTTTGGTTTGACTAGAAATGTTAAAAGAGAAGAGAAAACTTGTGAAGAAAAAATTGATGGTGCTGTTGTAAGGGTATATTCAAAAGAAAATCCCAGTGGAAAGGTGTATCTCAAAAGAGTTCAAACCACAGCTGTagagaagaaaaagaaaagaactCCTGTTAAGTATCCACTATGTTCGTCGTTTCATACAAAGAGCAAAGCTAAAACTATTATGGTTTTACCTCATCATGAATTGAAAAAACTTTGCAGGCAAGCTGGACATAGTACTGTAGCAGGTTTCAGCCATAGTGCTAAGCCAAATCAACTTGTATGGCCCTATCCTTGCGCCAGACCGCTCTTTAAGACTTGCTGGCTATATCGAACTGTTAACTTGCAATGGCTAGCCAGTGCCGCATTGCAACTGCGTATAATGTGGGCGTGCTTGCGATGGGACGACATGGCAGCTAAGCCTGCTACAGGTGATGGTAAACATCAACTCACGACGGACACAGAGATTGTTTCACTGGAATTATTGAAACATCGTCACATAGGTCAGTTTTCCGAGCGAACGCAGTACCTTCGTAGAAAAGTCGTTATACCATTAGAACTGCCAAAGACAGTACGAGAGGTAACTTCTATTCGAAGTGGCTTACGTAAAAGGAAACGTGCTGAATCTCCTCAAAATACTGAACCTCAG GTAACTGAAGAATGGGTGGACGAGGATAAACTAGAATTATGGGAAGTACGGCAGTACGGCGAGCGTGCTGAAAGAATAACGCCCGTGACTCGCACGTCGACTGGCAAGTTACCGCAACGAAATATTGCCCCGGCGTCTGCTAATGCCTCTGATCTAAAAGACAAACTAGAGCAACAGTTACGTGAACAAAGAGCTGCACATCAACAGAAAAGAGCTCTTGAGTTGTCACAag ATAAGTCTAAATCTACACCTAATCAAAGTTCTACTAAAACTACTTTGACATCGTTGCTCACGACGAGTGCCAATACACCGACAGGCCAAAAAACTGTAATAGGAACTAGGAGAATTATTATGACGAAAGGTGCAGACGGCACCACGAGAGTCATAAGTCAGCCAATCGGAGCCACTAAATCGATTTTGGCTTCGGAAGCGACAAAGTCGCATAGCACACCACATAAAGAGGGGCCACAGAAAGTTCAAATTATACGAGCCCCCGACGGTAAAATCACAGTTCGAGGCCTACTGGCCGGGCAACAATTGATACAGATGCCGGACGGCAAGCTACACGTAGTGATGCCCGGACAGCAAGGTATCGCCGGACAACTGGTTGCGGCGTCACCTGTTCCAAAAACCGATGCAAACTCCGTCTCCAACGACACCACGGACAAGGTCGGCGGCGAAAATAAGAGCAACACTCTGAACACCGCGGTCGCTCAGACGCCCCGAATCGCCAGCCAAGCGTCGACGCCGAGCGTGCTGCCCGCCGGCCGCCACATCGTGGTGCAGCCGGCGCAGCAGGTGGTGGTGCAGGCGGGCGCGCCGGCCGTGCTGCTGCCGGGCGCGCTGctgccgcgcgccgcgcccgcgccccgcgccccgccgccgcgcccgcgcgcgcccGCGCAGCAGATCGTCGTCAGCAACCCGGCGCTCGTGCAGCAGATCGCGGCCGGCAAGATCCAGCTCGCCACCGTCAACGGCCAGCAGGTGCTGATCCGCCCCACGGGCAACAACCAGGCGCAGATCGTGGCGCACATCGGACAGAGCCCGTCGGTCGCGCCCGCGGCGGTTTCGGTGGCGGCCCCGAGCCCGGCCCCGGCGCCGGCTCCGGCGCCCGCGACGGCACCGGCGGTGCGTCCGCTCGCCGCCCTCCCCGCGACCGAAACGCAATCACAGCTCACCGAGGATCAAATGATGGAGAAGCGTCTCCTGGCCGGTCAGCCGCCCGGCACCGTGATAAAGACCGTTACCGCTCAG GTCATGCAGACGAGCAGCGGCCCGAGCATCGTCCTCCAGGGCCTGCACGGCTACTCGCTGACGCCGCAGCAGCTGGCGCTCGTCCAGCATCAAGTGAAGCAGCAACTCCTAAAAG CGCAAGAGTCGACGGGCAAGCAGGGCATGCTGGGCCCGCGCAAGATGTACCTGGCGGTGCAGCCGGCGCccagcgcgccgccgccgctgaCGCCGGTGACGCCGCAGCCGCTGGCCGCGCTGCCCGCGCTGCCG GATAGTAAAGCAGAAGATAAAATAAAGCGACAACCTTTATTTAATGGTGAAGATCATGTCGCTGAGGCCGTTAGTCATAAAGAGGCAATACCATCTAAGCCTGAGGATATACcagaaaataatactaaaactgATATTATTAATTCCGGCCACGACGGAGCCCAAACTAATAAGTTTGTTCTCACTCCAGATTACATACAGCAAA CGATAAAAAGCGCGCTAAAGCAGGAGAACTTAAACCCCGAGATCGAGGAGAAACTCCTTCAACTGCAGCGCTACCAGGAGAAGCAGATGAAGCCGGAGGCGCCGGTGGAGCGCGAGGTGCGCGTGCTGCCGGCGCGCTCGCCCTCGCCGCAGCCGCGCCGCCGCGGGCCCTCGCGgcacgacgacgacgacgagtGGGTGGAGAGCAGCCCGCGGAAGCGCtgccgcgcgcgcgcgccgtcGCCGCCCTCCGTGCCCACCaccccgcccgccgcgccgcccgcgccctccgcgccgcccgcgcccgccgcgctccccgcgccgcccgcgcccgccccgCCGCCGCCCACGCCGACCGCCAGCGCCCCGCCCGCCGCACCGCTCGCCGCGCCGCTCGCGCCCGAcgagcgccgccgcgccgcctccACACACTCGCGCCTGCTGCTCCTCTACAAGCACAAAGAGATGCTCAAGAAGGACATAATTAAGAAGCGGGGCCTGCTCGAGAAGGAGCTCGGCGTAGAGATTCAG AAGGAGCTGTCGGCGGAGCTGGCGCTGCGCACGCGCGCGGAGCGCAGCAAGCAGGAGGAGGTGCGCGGCAAGAAGCGCGCGGCGGCCGGCGCGCCCGACCGCCGCGGCGGCAAGAAGCCCGCCAAGAAGGAGAAGCTCCTCTGCGTCTGCCGCACGCCCTACGACAACACCAA GTTCTATGTCGGTTGCGAGCATTGCAGTAATTGGTTCCACGGTGACTGCGTCGGCGTTACGGAGGAGATGAGTAAGACGATGGAAGAGTACGTCTGCTCGGAGTGCCGGCGAGCCGAAGAGACTCAGGAGCTTTACTGTTTGTGCCGGCAACCCTATGACAATTCGCA GTTTTATATCTGCTGCGACCGCTGTCAAGACTGGTTCCATGGCAGATGTGTCGGAATTTTGCAATCTGAGGCTGATAACATCGACGAATACATTTGCCCTAATTGTCAGAAAAATAACTCTGTTAATTATGCTAACATGAAGGAACTCACACCCAAAGATTTTGAAAATCTGAAAAGGCTAGTAAAACAAATACAACTTCACAAAAATGCGTGGCCTTTTATGGAGCCTGTTGATCCCAGAGAAGCTCCAACTTATTACAAAGTTA